ATAACGCTAACATGTTCTAAATTAGTCATGTCATTAAATAGTTGTACCTCAATTTCAAAAAAGTTTTGTGTAACGTCTAATTTGAACGTTTCAATTGTACCAACCAAAATACCTTTAGGGAATATTGCAGAACGTCCTGAAGTAACAATGGTGTCTCCTTTTACTAACTTAGCATTTTTCTGTATATCTGTTAACTGTACAAAATGCGGCGATTTGGCATTCCAACTTAAAGTTCCAAATTGATTGGTTTTTTTTAGTTGTGCACTAATCTTATTTGTGGTGTTTAAAATAGAGATTACAGTTGCAAATCTACTGTTACTATTGTCAATAATACCAATGATGCCTTTTGAAGAAATCACTCCTAAATCTTCTTTAATACTGTCGTTTTTACCTTTGTTAATGGTAAGATAATTATTTTGAAGCGAATAGCTATTTTTGATAATTTTAGCAGTTGTAAATTTATATTTTGTATCAAAAGAAGTGGAATCAATAAACACGTCAGAAGCGTCCTTTTGATTATACAATAAAGATCTTAAGCGCGTGTTTTCGTCGTGTAGCTTTTCGTTTTCTGCTTTCAGACCAAAATAACTACTTACCGAATGACTAGCATTATAAACGCCTCCAGTAATACTGTTTGCTGAGTTTATAAATTTGCTTTTATGGTAAGAATGTGATTGTATGGTAAGTCCGACAGAAACGCAAAGCAACAACAAGAAAAACAAAAAGGCTTTGTTTTTAAGTATAAAATTTACAATTTGTTGCATTTAGTTATTGTTACTACTTAATCAATACGCTTTTGTATTTGGCTAGATTTTTTAGTGTGATTCCGGTACCTCTAACTACAGCACGTAAAGGATCTTCGGCGATATAAACAGGTAAATCTGTTTTTTGAGACAGACGCTTGTCCAAACCACGTAACATAGATCCACCACCAGCAAGATAAATACCTGTATTGTATATATCGGCAGCTAATTCTGGAGGCGTTTGTGATAATGTTTCCATTACAGCATCCTCAATACGTAAAATAGATTTGTCTAATGCCTTCGCAATCTCTCTATAGCTAATTTGTACTTGCTTAGGTTTTCCAGTTAATAAATCACGTCCTTGAACGCTCATATCTTCAGGAGGAAGATCTAAATCTTCAGTCGCAGCACCAATTTGTATTTTAATTTTCTCGGCAGTACGTTCTCCAACATATAAATTGTGTTGTGTACGCATGTAATAAATTATATCATTTGTAAAAACATCACCTGCAATTTTTACAGACTTGTCACAAACAATACCACCTAAAGCAATAACGGCAATTTCAGTAGTACCACCACCTATATCCACAATCATGTTTCCTTTAGGTTGCATAATATCAACTCCAATACCAATTGCAGCAGCCATTGGTTCATGTATTAAGTAGACTTCTTTTCCATTAACACGCTCACATGATTCCTTTACCGCACGCATTTCTACTTCTGTAATCCCAGAAGGAATACAAACAACCATACGTAAAGCAGGTGTGAATAATTTCTTTTTTAAAGCTGGTATATTTTTAATAAATAAGCTTATCATTTGCTCAGAGGCGTCAAAATCTGCTATTACACCATCTTTTAAAGGTCTAATGGTTTTGATGTTTTCGTGAGTTTTACCTTGCATCATGTTGGCTTCTTGTCCAACTGCGATAATTTTTCCCGAAATACGGTCTCTTGCAACTATAGATGGCGCATCAACAACTACTTTGTCGTTATGAATAATTAGTGTGTTGGCAGTCCCTAAATCTATAGCGATTTCTTCTGTCAGGAAATCAAAAAATCCCATGCGTTATATGTAATTATAAGGTGTTATTAAAAAGATACTGTAAAAGTAATAAAAGTATGGTAATATAAGGATTTTATTGTATCACAATTTTTATTAATTGTCGTACGAGTAAAAGATACGTTTAAAATTTAATTTTGGATGTTTTATGTTGTTCCTGAGAATTATCTCAAC
This portion of the Olleya sp. Bg11-27 genome encodes:
- the mreC gene encoding rod shape-determining protein MreC produces the protein MQQIVNFILKNKAFLFFLLLLCVSVGLTIQSHSYHKSKFINSANSITGGVYNASHSVSSYFGLKAENEKLHDENTRLRSLLYNQKDASDVFIDSTSFDTKYKFTTAKIIKNSYSLQNNYLTINKGKNDSIKEDLGVISSKGIIGIIDNSNSRFATVISILNTTNKISAQLKKTNQFGTLSWNAKSPHFVQLTDIQKNAKLVKGDTIVTSGRSAIFPKGILVGTIETFKLDVTQNFFEIEVQLFNDMTNLEHVSVIENKDKPLIEALSKSNE
- a CDS encoding rod shape-determining protein; protein product: MGFFDFLTEEIAIDLGTANTLIIHNDKVVVDAPSIVARDRISGKIIAVGQEANMMQGKTHENIKTIRPLKDGVIADFDASEQMISLFIKNIPALKKKLFTPALRMVVCIPSGITEVEMRAVKESCERVNGKEVYLIHEPMAAAIGIGVDIMQPKGNMIVDIGGGTTEIAVIALGGIVCDKSVKIAGDVFTNDIIYYMRTQHNLYVGERTAEKIKIQIGAATEDLDLPPEDMSVQGRDLLTGKPKQVQISYREIAKALDKSILRIEDAVMETLSQTPPELAADIYNTGIYLAGGGSMLRGLDKRLSQKTDLPVYIAEDPLRAVVRGTGITLKNLAKYKSVLIK